One Roseomonas gilardii subsp. gilardii genomic region harbors:
- the yidC gene encoding membrane protein insertase YidC encodes MTPAAGALTVAVHAYRYGLRPIIGSHCRFHPHCSDYALEALASHGAARGTWLTARRSCAATPGTRADGTLSRPRHAPPGHFPPGHPPPARTVESMDNKRLLVAIAISIAILLGFELWNRPTVQQQVQSQQQARQAPTEPLPPGIGSPAPTQGAVPPERVASEHLPIETPRLAGSLNLRGAKLDDLVLKNYRETVAPNSPLVRMFAPRGEAAPYFAQWGWSAADGRTPVPGPDTDWTVADKAPLTPQHPVTLRWDNGAGQIFEIVVSVDDNFMFSAQQRVINNGSEPVQVLPWTRVRREHTPQLANYYILHEGFVGVLGGHLQELKYSAAKDAANKAQGLAFQEDSTGGWAGFTDKYWLAAVTAMTPQEQIRAAFRHTQEQPGPEGDRWQVDFSAPQPVSVAPGATADFGTRVFAGAKEVRTLDAYRDNLGITDFDKAVDFGWFYFLTKPFFYALDWLYHIVGNFGIAIMIFTVALKALFFPLANKSYKSMARMRALTPRMNEIREKFKDDPAKMQQEMMGLYKTEKVNPASGCLPILIQIPVFFSLYKVLFVTIEMRHAPFFGWIRDLSAPDPTNLFTLFGLIPWDPPHMLHMPVWAIIMGFTMWAQQRLNPQPPDPIQAKLFAWMPVIFTFMLASFPAGLVIYWSWNNTLSVLQQAWITRRERAERREQKKLART; translated from the coding sequence ATGACCCCCGCTGCCGGTGCGCTGACCGTCGCGGTGCATGCCTACCGCTATGGGCTGCGCCCCATCATCGGCAGCCACTGCCGCTTCCACCCGCATTGCAGCGACTACGCGCTCGAAGCCCTGGCCAGCCATGGCGCCGCGCGCGGCACCTGGCTGACGGCCCGGCGATCCTGCGCTGCCACCCCTGGAACCCGGGCGGATGGGACCCTGTCCCGCCCGCGCCATGCCCCTCCGGGACATTTCCCTCCGGGGCACCCTCCGCCCGCGAGAACGGTTGAATCGATGGACAATAAGCGACTGCTCGTCGCGATCGCGATCTCGATCGCCATCCTTCTGGGCTTCGAGCTGTGGAACCGCCCGACGGTGCAGCAGCAGGTGCAGAGCCAGCAGCAGGCCCGCCAGGCGCCGACCGAGCCCCTGCCGCCCGGCATCGGCTCCCCCGCCCCGACCCAGGGCGCGGTGCCGCCGGAGCGCGTCGCCTCCGAGCACCTGCCGATCGAGACGCCGCGCCTTGCCGGCAGCCTCAACCTGCGGGGCGCGAAGCTCGACGACCTGGTGCTGAAGAACTACCGCGAGACGGTCGCGCCGAACTCGCCGCTGGTGCGCATGTTCGCGCCGCGCGGGGAGGCCGCGCCCTATTTCGCCCAGTGGGGCTGGAGCGCCGCCGACGGCCGCACGCCGGTGCCGGGGCCCGACACCGACTGGACGGTGGCGGACAAGGCGCCGCTGACGCCGCAGCACCCGGTGACCCTGCGCTGGGACAACGGCGCCGGCCAGATCTTCGAGATCGTGGTGTCGGTGGACGACAACTTCATGTTCTCGGCGCAGCAGCGGGTGATCAACAACGGCAGCGAGCCGGTGCAGGTGCTGCCCTGGACCCGCGTGCGGCGCGAGCACACGCCGCAGCTCGCGAACTACTACATCCTGCATGAAGGCTTCGTCGGCGTGCTCGGCGGGCACCTGCAGGAGCTGAAGTACTCGGCGGCCAAGGATGCCGCGAACAAGGCGCAGGGCCTGGCCTTCCAGGAGGACAGCACCGGCGGCTGGGCGGGCTTCACGGACAAGTACTGGCTGGCCGCCGTCACCGCGATGACGCCGCAGGAGCAGATCCGTGCCGCCTTCCGCCACACGCAGGAGCAGCCGGGCCCCGAGGGCGACCGCTGGCAGGTGGACTTCTCCGCGCCGCAGCCGGTGAGCGTGGCGCCGGGCGCGACGGCGGATTTCGGCACGCGCGTCTTCGCCGGCGCCAAGGAGGTCCGCACCCTCGACGCCTATCGCGACAATCTGGGGATCACCGATTTCGACAAGGCGGTGGACTTCGGCTGGTTCTACTTCCTGACCAAGCCGTTCTTCTACGCGCTGGACTGGCTGTACCACATCGTCGGCAACTTCGGCATCGCCATCATGATCTTCACGGTGGCACTGAAGGCGCTGTTCTTCCCGCTGGCCAACAAGTCCTACAAGTCCATGGCGCGGATGCGGGCGCTGACCCCGCGGATGAACGAGATCCGGGAGAAGTTCAAGGACGACCCGGCGAAGATGCAGCAGGAGATGATGGGCCTGTACAAGACGGAGAAGGTGAACCCCGCCTCCGGCTGCCTGCCCATCCTGATCCAGATCCCGGTCTTCTTCTCGCTCTACAAGGTGCTGTTCGTCACCATCGAGATGCGGCACGCGCCGTTCTTCGGCTGGATCCGGGACCTTTCGGCACCCGACCCGACCAACCTGTTCACCCTGTTCGGGCTGATCCCCTGGGATCCGCCGCACATGCTGCACATGCCGGTCTGGGCGATCATCATGGGCTTCACCATGTGGGCGCAGCAGCGGCTGAACCCGCAGCCGCCCGACCCGATCCAGGCCAAGCTCTTCGCCTGGATGCCGGTGATCTTCACCTTCATGCTGGCGAGCTTCCCGGCCGGTCTGGTGATCTACTGGAGCTGGAACAACACGCTCTCCGTGCTCCAGCAGGCCTGGATCACCCGGCGCGAGCGGGCGGAGCGCCGCGAGCAGAAGAAGCTGGCGCGGACATGA
- the yihA gene encoding ribosome biogenesis GTP-binding protein YihA/YsxC: protein MSKAPEHKPEAGAPAAPVDEREAERLAALEAGRLLFARPCRFVFASQRLDQLPEARLPEVAFCGRSNVGKSSLVNALTGQKTLARVSNTPGRTKQLNFFELGEEGQARLTLVDMPGYGYAQAAKAVKEDWQGLMFDYLRGRTTLRRVILLLDARVETKDSDRAAMDLLGKAAVPFQIVLTKADDTPPARLAKRQQEAERLVAKQAAAHPLVITTSSEKGLGIPELRAELAALALIQP, encoded by the coding sequence ATGAGCAAGGCACCGGAGCACAAGCCGGAGGCCGGTGCCCCGGCCGCTCCGGTGGATGAGCGCGAGGCCGAGCGCCTCGCGGCGCTGGAGGCCGGGCGGCTGCTCTTCGCCCGGCCCTGCCGCTTCGTCTTCGCCTCCCAGCGGCTGGACCAACTGCCCGAGGCGAGGCTGCCGGAGGTGGCCTTCTGCGGCCGCTCCAATGTGGGCAAGTCCTCGCTGGTGAACGCGCTGACGGGGCAGAAGACCCTGGCCCGCGTGTCCAACACCCCCGGGCGCACCAAGCAGTTGAACTTCTTCGAGCTGGGCGAGGAGGGTCAGGCGCGCCTGACCCTCGTGGACATGCCGGGCTACGGCTATGCCCAGGCGGCCAAGGCGGTGAAGGAGGACTGGCAGGGGCTGATGTTCGACTACCTGCGGGGGCGGACGACCCTGCGGCGGGTCATCCTGCTCCTCGACGCGCGGGTGGAGACCAAGGACTCGGACCGGGCGGCGATGGACCTGCTCGGCAAGGCGGCGGTGCCCTTCCAGATCGTGCTGACCAAGGCCGACGACACGCCGCCGGCGCGGCTGGCGAAGCGGCAGCAGGAGGCGGAGCGCCTGGTGGCGAAGCAGGCCGCGGCGCATCCCCTGGTCATCACCACCAGCAGCGAGAAGGGCCTGGGCATTCCCGAATTGCGGGCGGAACTTGCGGCCCTGGCCCTGATCCAGCCCTGA
- the argB gene encoding acetylglutamate kinase has protein sequence MTETVRDNIALLSGALPFLKRYDDAVVVVKYGGHAMGEEETAFRFGQDIALLEQVGINPVVVHGGGPQINAMLKQLNVQSEFIQGLRVTDAKTVDIVEMVLAGSVNKQVAEAITRAGAIAVGISGKDGNLITARKTLKTVTDPRTGELKVLDLGFVGEPEKVDTRVLELLIGADIVPVVAPVGVDAKGQTLNINADTVAGAVAGALKAARLLMLTDVPGVLDGNKRLIPEMTVAEVRAGIESGMISGGMIPKVETCIEAVEQGVEGAVILDGRVQHAVLAELFTDAGPGTLIRP, from the coding sequence ATGACCGAGACCGTGCGCGACAACATCGCGCTCCTTTCCGGCGCGCTGCCTTTCCTGAAGCGTTATGACGACGCCGTCGTGGTCGTGAAGTATGGCGGCCATGCCATGGGGGAGGAGGAGACGGCCTTCCGCTTCGGCCAGGACATCGCGCTGCTGGAACAGGTCGGCATCAATCCGGTGGTGGTGCATGGCGGCGGGCCGCAGATCAACGCCATGCTGAAGCAGCTGAACGTGCAGTCCGAATTCATCCAGGGGCTGCGCGTCACCGATGCGAAGACGGTGGACATCGTGGAGATGGTTCTCGCCGGATCGGTGAACAAGCAGGTGGCCGAGGCGATCACCCGCGCCGGGGCCATCGCCGTCGGCATCAGCGGCAAGGACGGCAACCTGATCACCGCGCGCAAGACGCTGAAGACGGTCACGGACCCGCGGACCGGCGAACTGAAGGTGCTGGACCTGGGCTTCGTGGGGGAGCCGGAGAAGGTCGATACCCGCGTCCTGGAACTGCTGATCGGCGCTGACATCGTGCCGGTGGTGGCGCCGGTGGGGGTGGATGCGAAGGGCCAGACCCTGAACATCAACGCCGACACGGTGGCCGGGGCGGTGGCCGGGGCGCTGAAGGCGGCGCGGCTGCTGATGCTGACCGACGTGCCCGGCGTGCTGGACGGGAACAAGCGCCTGATCCCCGAGATGACGGTGGCCGAGGTCCGGGCCGGGATCGAGAGCGGCATGATCTCCGGCGGGATGATCCCCAAGGTCGAGACCTGCATCGAGGCGGTGGAGCAGGGCGTCGAGGGCGCCGTGATCCTCGACGGCCGGGTGCAGCATGCGGTGCTGGCCGAGCTCTTCACCGATGCCGGGCCGGGGACGCTGATCCGGCCCTGA
- a CDS encoding alpha/beta fold hydrolase, producing the protein MLRIGERSLPRQRGRFARAGGEIAYEVTGEGPAIVFAHGLGGSHLSWWQQVPDLARDFRCVTFAHRGFRPSTDATPPLGLDGFAEDLLGLLDHLDLPDVVLVGQSMGGWSCLEVALRAPGRVRALVMSATSGTIDPRGAADLGDWPDRAARAAARCAELGIHPAMGERAAREQPALHLLYRGIDESAEADKAALRPRLVAGRTRPADTVRNLAMPTLFVAGEEDIVFPPAAARALGGMAGRPAVILPECGHSPYFERAAEFNALLRAFLG; encoded by the coding sequence ATGCTGAGGATCGGGGAACGGAGCCTGCCGCGGCAGCGCGGGCGTTTCGCGCGGGCGGGCGGCGAGATCGCCTATGAAGTGACCGGCGAGGGCCCGGCCATCGTCTTCGCCCATGGCCTGGGCGGCAGCCACCTGTCCTGGTGGCAGCAGGTGCCCGATCTCGCGCGCGACTTCCGCTGCGTCACCTTCGCCCATCGCGGCTTCCGTCCCTCCACGGACGCGACGCCGCCGCTGGGCCTGGACGGCTTCGCCGAGGATCTGCTCGGGCTGCTGGACCATCTGGACCTGCCCGATGTGGTTCTGGTCGGGCAGTCCATGGGTGGCTGGAGCTGCCTGGAAGTGGCGCTGCGGGCACCCGGGCGTGTCCGGGCGCTGGTGATGTCAGCCACCTCTGGCACCATCGACCCGCGCGGCGCCGCCGATCTCGGCGACTGGCCGGACCGCGCCGCCCGGGCCGCCGCGCGCTGCGCCGAACTCGGCATCCATCCCGCCATGGGCGAGCGTGCGGCGCGGGAACAGCCGGCGCTCCATCTTCTCTATCGGGGGATCGACGAGAGCGCGGAGGCCGACAAGGCCGCGCTGCGCCCCCGCCTAGTGGCCGGGCGCACGAGGCCGGCGGACACGGTCCGCAACCTCGCCATGCCCACGCTCTTTGTGGCCGGGGAGGAGGACATCGTCTTCCCGCCCGCCGCGGCGCGTGCCCTGGGCGGGATGGCCGGGCGCCCGGCGGTCATCCTGCCGGAATGCGGCCATTCGCCCTATTTCGAGCGCGCGGCGGAGTTCAACGCGCTGCTGCGGGCCTTCCTGGGATAG
- the dapD gene encoding 2,3,4,5-tetrahydropyridine-2,6-dicarboxylate N-succinyltransferase encodes MDLSSLQKTIEALWERRAEVTPTTQGADRQAVADALGLLDSGRQRVASVSANGEWTVHQWLKQAVLLSFRLEDNTFRREEGAGAWDKVPLKWEGWSETQFREAGFRAVPGAVARRPAYIAPNVVLMPSFVNVGAYVDSGTMVDTWTTVGSCAQIGKNCHLSGGVGIGGVLEPLQANPVIIEDDCFIGARSEVAEGVIVGRGSVLSMGVFLSASTKIIDRATGEVFVGRVPAYSVVVPGNLPGRPLPDGSQGPSLYCAVIVKRVDARTREKTSINELLRD; translated from the coding sequence ATGGACCTGTCCAGCCTGCAGAAGACCATCGAGGCGCTCTGGGAGCGCCGCGCCGAGGTCACCCCCACCACCCAGGGCGCCGACCGCCAGGCCGTGGCGGATGCGCTGGGCCTGCTGGACAGCGGCCGGCAGCGCGTCGCCTCCGTCTCCGCCAATGGCGAATGGACGGTGCACCAGTGGCTGAAGCAGGCGGTGCTGCTGAGCTTCCGGCTGGAGGACAACACCTTCCGCCGGGAGGAAGGCGCCGGGGCCTGGGACAAGGTGCCGCTGAAGTGGGAGGGCTGGAGCGAGACCCAGTTCCGCGAGGCCGGCTTCCGCGCCGTGCCGGGCGCGGTGGCCCGCCGCCCGGCCTATATCGCGCCGAACGTGGTGCTGATGCCCTCCTTCGTGAATGTCGGCGCCTATGTCGATTCCGGCACCATGGTGGATACCTGGACGACGGTCGGCTCCTGCGCCCAGATCGGGAAGAACTGCCACCTTTCCGGCGGCGTCGGCATCGGCGGCGTGCTGGAGCCGCTGCAGGCCAATCCGGTGATCATCGAGGATGATTGCTTCATCGGCGCCCGCTCCGAGGTGGCCGAGGGCGTGATCGTCGGCCGCGGCTCCGTGCTGTCGATGGGCGTCTTCCTGTCCGCCTCCACCAAGATCATCGACCGCGCCACGGGCGAGGTCTTCGTGGGCCGCGTGCCCGCCTATTCCGTGGTGGTGCCCGGCAACCTGCCCGGCAGGCCGCTGCCGGACGGCTCGCAGGGGCCGTCACTCTACTGCGCCGTGATCGTGAAGCGGGTGGATGCCCGCACGCGGGAGAAGACCTCGATCAACGAACTGCTGCGCGATTGA
- the dapE gene encoding succinyl-diaminopimelate desuccinylase, with protein sequence MAAIADPLPIAQALIRCRSVTPRDDGAMAVLEGILEPLGFRCTRLRFGETENLFARRGGEGPHLCLAGHVDVVPPGEGWSHDPFAAEVVGEVLYGRGATDMKGGVAAMLAAAHAPQPRGSLSFLITGDEEGDAHDGTVRVLEWMAANGQVPDMCLVGEPTSKARLGDTIKIGRRGSLTAYLSVQGTQGHVAYPARCDNPVHRLVRALNRLVAAPLDEGTEWFEASSIQVTTFDVGNPTTNLVPAEAKATLNIRFNNLHSAASLERWIRDALEAEAPRHEAHFSCSGEAFLTQPGPFVEALRRAVTRVTGEEAALDTGGGTSDARFVTRYCPVAELGAVGATMHKVDECTPVAELRALAALYGAVIAECLG encoded by the coding sequence GTGGCCGCCATCGCCGACCCCTTGCCGATCGCGCAGGCGCTGATCCGCTGCCGTTCCGTCACGCCCCGGGATGACGGGGCGATGGCGGTGCTGGAGGGCATCCTGGAGCCCCTGGGCTTCCGCTGCACCCGGCTGCGCTTCGGCGAGACGGAGAACCTCTTCGCCCGGCGGGGCGGGGAGGGGCCGCATCTCTGCCTGGCCGGGCATGTGGACGTGGTGCCGCCCGGCGAGGGCTGGAGCCACGATCCCTTCGCGGCGGAGGTCGTGGGGGAGGTGCTCTACGGCCGCGGGGCCACGGACATGAAGGGCGGGGTGGCGGCCATGCTCGCCGCCGCCCATGCGCCGCAGCCACGCGGCAGCCTCTCCTTCCTGATCACCGGGGATGAGGAAGGCGACGCCCATGACGGCACGGTGCGCGTGCTGGAATGGATGGCGGCGAACGGGCAGGTGCCGGACATGTGCCTGGTGGGCGAGCCGACCTCCAAGGCCCGGTTGGGCGACACGATCAAGATCGGCCGGCGGGGCAGCCTGACCGCCTATCTGTCGGTGCAGGGCACGCAGGGGCATGTCGCCTATCCGGCGCGCTGCGACAATCCGGTGCACCGGCTGGTGCGGGCGCTGAACCGGCTGGTCGCGGCGCCGCTGGACGAGGGCACGGAGTGGTTCGAGGCGTCCTCGATCCAGGTCACCACTTTCGATGTCGGCAATCCCACGACCAACCTCGTGCCGGCCGAGGCGAAGGCCACGCTGAACATCCGCTTCAACAACCTGCACAGCGCCGCCAGCCTGGAGCGCTGGATCCGCGATGCGCTGGAGGCCGAGGCGCCGCGGCACGAGGCGCACTTCTCCTGCTCCGGCGAGGCCTTCCTGACCCAGCCGGGCCCCTTCGTGGAGGCGCTGCGGCGCGCCGTGACGCGGGTGACGGGGGAGGAGGCGGCGCTCGACACGGGCGGCGGCACCTCGGATGCGCGCTTCGTCACCCGCTACTGCCCCGTGGCCGAGCTGGGCGCCGTGGGGGCCACCATGCACAAGGTGGACGAATGCACGCCGGTCGCGGAGCTGCGCGCCCTGGCCGCGCTCTATGGCGCCGTGATCGCGGAGTGTCTCGGCTGA